One genomic region from Saccharomyces cerevisiae S288C chromosome XI, complete sequence encodes:
- the MCH2 gene encoding Mch2p (Protein with similarity to mammalian monocarboxylate permeases; monocarboxylate permeases are involved in transport of monocarboxylic acids across the plasma membrane but mutant is not deficient in monocarboxylate transport), translating to MSEERHEDHHRDVENKLNLNGKDDINGNTSISIEVPDGGYGWFILLAFILYNFSTWGANSGYAIYLAHYLENNTFAGGSKLDYASIGGLAFSCGLFFAPVITWLYHIFSIQFIIGLGILFQGAALLLAAFSVTLWEIYLTQGVLIGFGLAFIFIPSVTLIPLWFRNKRSLASGIGTAGSGLGGIVFNLGMQSILQKRGVKWALIAQCIICTSLSTIALMLTRTTHQGLRQHKRSYKFELLDYDVLSNFAVWLLFGFVSFAMLGYVVLLYSLSDFTVSLGYTSKQGSYVSCMVSVGSLLGRPIVGHIADKYGSLTVGMILHLVMAILCWAMWIPCKNLATAIAFGLLVGSIMGTIWPTIASIVTRIVGLQKLPGTFGSTWIFMAAFALVAPIIGLELRSTDTNGNDYYRTAIFVGFAYFGVSLCQWLLRGFIIARDEIAVREAYSADQNELHLNVKLSHMSKCLFRYKQLPRRV from the coding sequence ATGTCCGAAGAACGGCATGAAGATCATCATAGGgatgttgaaaataaattGAATTTAAATGGTAAAGACGATATTAACGGGAATACCTCAATCTCGATCGAGGTGCCTGATGGAGGATATGGGTGGTTTATTCTTCTTGCTTTTATTCTGTACAACTTTTCTACTTGGGGGGCAAATTCTGGTTATGCTATTTATTTAGCGCATTATTTAGAGAATAATACTTTTGCTGGTGGGAGTAAATTAGACTATGCTTCTATAGGTGGGTTAGCATTCAGTTGTggacttttttttgcccCAGTTATAACATGGCTTTATcatatattttcaattcaattcATTATAGGCTTAGGGATACTGTTTCAAGGGGCAGCGCTACTGCTTGCAGCTTTTTCTGTCACACTCTGGGAAATTTATCTCACGCAAGGCGTTTTAATTGGATTCGGTTTAGCATTTATTTTCATACCCAGTGTCACACTCATCCCACTATGGTtcagaaataaaagatCTTTAGCCTCTGGTATAGGAACTGCTGGAAGCGGGTTAGGTGGTATTGTCTTTAACTTGGGAATGCAAAGTATTCTACAAAAGAGGGGCGTTAAATGGGCGCTCATTGCTCAGTGCATAATATGCACATCACTTAGCACCATTGCGCTTATGTTGACCAGAACAACACATCAAGGCCTACGTCAACATAAGAGATCTTACAAATTTGAATTGCTAGATTATGATGTGCTTTCAAATTTCGCGGTCTGGTTACTTTTTGGATTTGTATCATTTGCTATGTTAGGATATGTTGTCCTTTTGTATTCCTTGTCTGATTTTACCGTTAGTTTAGGTTATACTAGTAAGCAAGGCTCATACGTATCGTGCATGGTGAGTGTCGGCTCTCTGCTGGGACGACCAATTGTGGGTCACATTGCTGATAAATATGGATCACTAACAGTTGGCATGATATTGCACCTTGTCATGGCCATCCTTTGTTGGGCCATGTGGATACcttgtaaaaatttggcCACTGCGATAGCTTTTGGATTATTGGTTGGTTCTATTATGGGAACAATTTGGCCAACAATTGCTTCAATTGTTACACGCATTGTTGGTCTTCAAAAGCTTCCTGGTACCTTTGGTAGTACCTGGATTTTTATGGCGGCTTTTGCCTTAGTTGCCCCCATAATCGGTCTGGAACTTCGTTCAACTGATACGAATGGAAACGATTATTATCGTACAGCAATATTCGTGGGTTTTGCGTACTTTGGTGTTAGTTTATGCCAATGGCTATTGAGAGGGTTTATAATAGCTCGAGATGAGATTGCTGTGCGTGAAGCCTATTCAGCTGACCAAAATGAATTGCATTTAAACGTTAAGTTATCACATATGAGTAAATGTCTTTTTCGTTATAAACAATTACCTAGGAGAGTCTAA
- the SRY1 gene encoding threo-3-hydroxy-L-aspartate ammonia-lyase SRY1 (3-hydroxyaspartate dehydratase; deaminates L-threo-3-hydroxyaspartate to form oxaloacetate and ammonia; required in the presence of hydroxyaspartate; highly similar to mouse serine racemase (Srr) but has no serine racemase activity), with amino-acid sequence MIVPTYGDVLDASNRIKEYVNKTPVLTSRMLNDRLGAQIYFKGENFQRVGAFKFRGAMNAVSKLSDEKRSKGVIAFSSGNHAQAIALSAKLLNVPATIVMPEDAPALKVAATAGYGAHIIRYNRYTEDREQIGRQLAAEHGFALIPPYDHPDVIAGQGTSAKELLEEVGQLDALFVPLGGGGLLSGSALAARSLSPGCKIFGVEPEAGNDGQQSFRSGSIVHINTPKTIADGAQTQHLGEYTFAIIRENVDDILTVSDQELVKCMHFLAERMKVVVEPTACLGFAGALLKKEELVGKKVGIILSGGNVDMKRYATLISGKEDGPTI; translated from the coding sequence ATGATTGTTCCCACTTATGGAGACGTTTTGGATGCCAGCAACAGAATTAAAGAATATGTAAATAAAACACCGGTTCTCACTTCACGAATGCTTAATGATCGACTTGGAGCACAAATATACTTTAAAGGTGAGAATTTCCAACGAGTGGGAGCGTTCAAGTTTCGTGGAGCAATGAATGctgtttcaaaattaagtgatgaaaaaagaagtaagGGAGTAATTGCCTTCTCATCAGGAAACCATGCACAGGCTATTGCTCTTAGTGCAAAACTATTAAATGTACCTGCAACAATTGTTATGCCCGAGGATGCGCCCGCCCTTAAAGTTGCTGCTACAGCCGGTTACGGAGCACATATCATAAGGTATAACAGGTATACTGAAGATCGCGAGCAGATTGGGCGTCAACTAGCAGCCGAACATGGTTTTGCATTGATTCCGCCCTACGATCATCCTGATGTTATTGCAGGGCAAGGTACGTCGGCAAAAGAGCTATTAGAAGAGGTTGGACAACTTGATGCATTATTTGTTCCTTTGGGCGGTGGTGGGCTCCTTTCAGGATCTGCACTTGCCGCTAGAAGCCTTTCTCCAGGctgcaaaatttttgggGTTGAACCTGAAGCTGGTAACGATGGACAACAATCCTTCAGATCGGGTTCCATTGTTCATATCAATACGCCAAAAACTATCGCAGATGGCGCTCAAACACAACACCTCGGTGAGTACACATTTGCCATTATTCGCGAAAATGTCGATGATATTTTAACGGTTAGCGACCAAGAGCTAGTAAAATGCATGCACTTTCTTGCGGAACGCATGAAGGTGGTTGTTGAGCCCACAGCTTGTTTGGGATTTGCAGGTGCACTTctaaaaaaggaagagcTAGTTGGGAAGAAAGTAGGCATAATACTAAGTGGAGGTAATGTAGACATGAAGAGATATGCTACTTTAATCTCTGGGAAGGAAGATGGCCCAACGATTTAG
- the FRE2 gene encoding ferric/cupric-chelate reductase (Ferric reductase and cupric reductase; reduces siderophore-bound iron and oxidized copper prior to uptake by transporters; expression induced by low iron levels but not by low copper levels), with product MHWTSILSAILLFCLSGARASPAKTVIRNKVPLLVTNACTRIFQKVTWEYTSKSKRSSPVCSYEPAFQSMLYCIYETLDEKGYSNKTLEKTFSTIKKNCASYSDALQNMTNSEFYDVLNNGTRHMTPYVKGSANLTYPVEMDTQLRKAYYHALHGFYANLDVGNIYGGIICAYFVAIMAFAGVLHCMNYTPFKTVLLKQKLVGYVRGYLTLPTIGSKHASDFSYFRIFTGYLPTRLEGIIILGYLVLHTVFLAYGYEYDPENIIFKSRRVQVARYVADRSGVLAFAHFPLIVLFAGRNNFLEYISGVKYTSFIMFHKWLGRMMFLDAMIHGSAYTSYTVANKTWATSKNRLYWQFGVAALCLAGTMVFFSFAVFRKYFYEAFLFLHIVLGAMFFYACWEHVVSLSGIEWIYTAIAIWIVDRIIRIIKASYFGFPKASLQLIGDDLIRLTVKKPARPWRAKPGQYVFVSFLHPLYFWQSHPFTVLDSVSKNGELVIILKEKKGVTRLVKKYVCRNGGKTSMRLAIEGPYGSSSPVNNYNNVLLLTGGTGLPGPIAHAIKLGKTSAAAGKQSVKLVIAVRGFDVLEAYKPELMCLENLNVQLHIYNTMEVPSLTPSDSLDISQQDEKADEKGTVVATTLEKSANPLGFDGVVFHCGRPNVKELLHEAAELSGSLSVVCCGPPIFVDKVRNETAKIVLDKSAKAIEYFEEYQCW from the coding sequence ATGCATTGGACGTCCATCTTGAGCGCtattttgcttttctgCCTGTCAGGAGCAAGAGCATCACCTGCAAAGACAGTTATTCGTAACAAGGTGCCCTTGCTTGTCACTAATGCCTGCACGaggatttttcaaaaagttaCTTGGGAGTATACCAGCAAGTCTAAGCGTTCATCACCAGTATGTTCTTACGAACCAGCGTTTCAATCAATGCTGTATTGTATCTATGAAACGTTGGATGAAAAAGGTTATTCGAATAAAACCTTAGAAAAAACATTTAGTaccatcaaaaaaaactgtgCAAGTTATAGTGATGCTCTTCAGAACATGACTAATTCTGAGTTTTATGACGTTCTAAACAACGGAACGAGGCATATGACGCCCTATGTCAAAGGCAGTGCAAACCTAACATATCCAGTTGAAATGGATACACAGTTAAGAAAAGCCTACTATCATGCATTGCATGGTTTCTATGCTAACTTAGATGTCGGAAACATATATGGTGGCATTATATGTGCTTATTTTGTCGCTATCATGGCTTTTGCAGGCGTTCTTCATTGCATGAATTACACTCCCTTTAAAACTGTTCTATTGAAGCAAAAGCTTGTGGGATATGTAAGGGGATACCTCACTCTACCTACCATTGGAAGCAAACATGCGTCAGATTTCTCTTATTTTAGAATATTCACAGGATATTTACCTACAAGATTAGAGGGTATCATTATTCTTGGATATCTCGTGCTTCATACCGTTTTTTTGGCATACGGTTATGAATACGATCCtgaaaatataatattcAAGTCTCGTAGAGTTCAAGTTGCTCGATATGTGGCAGACAGAAGTGGTGTACTCGCATTCGCACACTTTCCATTAATAGTTCTTTTCGCGGGAAGAAACAACTTTCTCGAGTATATTTCTGGGGTTAAATATACTTCCTTCATTATGTTTCACAAATGGTTGGGAAGAATGATGTTTTTGGATGCTATGATTCATGGCTCTGCATATACTAGTTATACGGTAGCGAATAAAACTTGGGCAACAAGTAAAAACCGATTATATTGGCAATTCGGGGTGGCAGCACTTTGTTTAGCTGGCACaatggttttcttttcctttgcAGTATTCAGGAAGTATTTTTATGAagcctttctttttcttcatatCGTCCTTGGTGCAATGTTCTTTTATGCATGTTGGGAGCATGTTGTTAGTTTAAGTGGCATTGAGTGGATATACACTGCTATTGCGATTTGGATCGTTGACCGGATTATTAGAATTATCAAAGCTTCTTATTTTGGTTTCCCCAAAGCTTCCCTACAACTAATCGGGGATGATCTCATTCGTTTAACAGTTAAAAAACCGGCAAGGCCATGGAGGGCCAAACCTGGGCAATATGTTTTCGTTTCGTTTTTACATCCACTGTACTTCTGGCAGTCACATCCATTTACTGTTTTGGATTCAGTAAGCAAGAATGGTGAACTGGTTATTATcctgaaagaaaaaaagggagTAACAAGACTTGTCAAAAAGTATGTGTGTCGCAATGGAGGTAAGACATCTATGAGACTAGCTATAGAAGGTCCATATGGTTCTTCATCTCCGGTCAATAATTACAATAATGTATTGTTACTCACTGGAGGTACCGGTTTGCCTGGACCTATTGCACATGCAATTAAACTTGGAAAGACGTCAGCGGCTGCTGGAAAACAATCTGTAAAATTAGTGATTGCAGTTAGAGGATTCGACGTACTCGAGGCTTATAAGCCGGAGTTGATGTGTTTAGAAAATCTGAATGTACAGCTTCACATCTACAACACAATGGAAGTCCCATCATTAACCCCTAGTGATAGTTTAGATATTTCTCAACAGGATGAGAAGGCTGATGAAAAAGGCACTGTTGTGGCAACTACTTTAGAAAAGTCTGCCAATCCACTTGGTTTTGATGGTGTTGTTTTCCATTGCGGGCGACCAAATGTTAAGGAACTTCTACATGAAGCGGCTGAATTGAGTGGCTCATTATCTGTGGTTTGCTGTGGACCTCCTATTTTTGTTGACAAAGTGAGGAATGAAACCGCAAAAATAGTTTTAGATAAGTCTGCAAAAGCCATTGAGTACTTTGAAGAGTATCAATGCTGGTGA
- the PAU16 gene encoding seripauperin PAU16 (hypothetical protein; member of the seripauperin multigene family encoded mainly in subtelomeric regions; SWAT-GFP and mCherry fusion proteins localize to the vacuole), protein MVKLTSIAAGVAAIAAGVAAAPATTTLSPSDERVNLVELGVYVSDIRAHLAQYYLFQAAHPSETYPVEIAEAVFNYGDFTTMLTGIPAEQVTRVITGVPWYSTRLRPAISSALSKDGIYTIAN, encoded by the coding sequence atGGTCAAATTAACTTCAATCGCTGCTGGTGTCGCCGCCATCGCTGCTGGTGTTGCCGCTGCCCCAGCCACTACCACTCTATCTCCATCTGACGAAAGAGTTAACTTGGTCGAATTGGGTGTTTACGTCTCCGATATCAGAGCTCATTTGGCCCAATACTACTTGTTTCAAGCAGCTCATCCAAGTGAGACCTACCCAGTTGAAATTGCTGAAGCTGTTTTCAACTATGGTGACTTCACCACCATGTTGACTGGTATTCCAGCTGAACAAGTCACCAGAGTTATCACTGGTGTCCCATGGTACTCTACCAGATTGAGACCAGCTATCTCCAGTGCTCTATCCAAGGACGGTATCTACACTATCGCAAATTAG
- the COS9 gene encoding Cos9p (Endosomal protein involved in turnover of plasma membrane proteins; member of the DUP380 subfamily of conserved, often subtelomeric COS genes; required for the multivesicular vesicle body sorting pathway that internalizes plasma membrane proteins for degradation; Cos proteins provide ubiquitin in trans for nonubiquitinated cargo proteins) produces the protein MQIVRSCNSNNKPLIPSSNWHIAIRMRGDGVKDRSIDVLSLKHFESQKVVLPQDLFMDNFTWMFYEFFKCFTFRTWLLLLLLMWLPGFLSQIKSINRIFPFKLCILVSCLVGIFLPNIYSFSHKSVLTNQLTQFSKEIVEHAPGTDTHDWETVAANLNSYFYENKAWNTEYFFFNAAECQKAFRKVLLEPFSVKKDESSKIKSFGDSVPYIEEALQVYSTEFDKKWKLFNTEKVWSPDNLEHVQLPKKTYRYKFTWVLKRIFNLWLFPAFILFLACIYVSWDKGHLFRILCCGGGFLLMVRVFQNMRPFSMHMEDKMQFLSTIINEQESGANGWDEIAKKMNRYLFEKKVWTSEEFFFDGIDCEWFFNHFFYRLLSTKKPMFDRPLNVELWPYIKEAQLTRKQAPPV, from the coding sequence ATGCAAATAGTCAGAAGTTGTAACTCCAATAACAAACCCCTCATACCGTCCTCAAATTGGCATATCGCTATCAGAATGAGAGGCGATGGGGTTAAAGATAGGAGTATAGATGTGTTATCCCTCAAACATTTCGAATCCCAGAAAGTTGTTCTGCCTCAAGACCTTTTCATGGATAACTTCACCTGGATGTTTTATGAGTTCTTCAAGTGCTTCACGTTTCGTACCTGGTTGCTATTATTACTGCTAATGTGGTTGCCAGGTTTTCTTTCGCAGATAAAGTCCATCAATCGGATTTTTCCGTTTAAACTTTGTATTTTAGTCTCATGCCTAGTGGGGATATTTTTACCCAATATTTATTCATTCTCTCATAAAAGTGTGTTAACGAATCAACTTACTCAGTTCTCCAAAGAAATTGTTGAACATGCACCAGGTACTGATACTCATGATTGGGAAACAGTTGCGGCAAATCTAAATTCTTACTTCTATGAAAATAAAGCTTGGAATACTGAgtacttctttttcaatgctGCAGAGTGTCAAAAAGCATTCAGAAAAGTTCTTCTCGAACCATTCTCTGTGAAGAAAGATGAATCttcgaaaataaaatcatttgGGGATTCTGTCCCCTACATCGAAGAGGCCTTGCAAGTCTATTCCACAGAATTTGACAAAAAGTGGAAGTTGTTCAATACTGAGAAAGTGTGGAGCCCTGATAACTTGGAACATGTTCAGCTCCCCAAGAAAACTTATCGTTATAAGTTTACCTGGGTTCTCAAGAGGATTTTCAATCTCTGGCTTTTTCCAGCATTTATTCTGTTTCTGGCTTGTATCTATGTGTCATGGGATAAGGGCCATCTATTTCGTATCTTGTGTTGTGGGGGAGGTTTTCTCCTTATGGTAagagtttttcaaaatatgaGGCCCTTTTCCATGCACATGGAAGACAAAATGCAGTTCTTGTCAACGATTATAAATGAGCAAGAAAGTGGTGCGAATGGATGGGACGAAattgcaaagaaaatgaacaGGTACttgtttgagaaaaaagtCTGGACTAGTGAagagtttttctttgatgggATTGACTGTGAATGGTTTTTTAACCACTTCTTTTACCGCCTTCTATCTACAAAGAAACCTATGTTTGATAGACCTCTAAACGTGGAACTATGGCCATACATTAAAGAAGCGCAATTGACCCGCAAACAGGCGCCTCCCGTGTAG
- a CDS encoding uncharacterized protein (hypothetical protein; may interact with ribosomes, based on co-purification experiments; similar to transcriptional regulators from the zinc cluster (binuclear cluster) family; null mutant is sensitive to caffeine): MKNTELSQKKKLDRQSRRKPAKSCHFCRVRKLKCDRVRPFCGSCSSRNRKQCEYKENTSAMEDQLRKKYRRCSKLEMARRIEELESQLTKQSQPNIHEGQNPLSNMRYLSSKHNRHILYGPTSYRAILATQTDTFAKYREEIWQVLKLSRNNWKREHHYSTLSEISSIETAPPHSGSPSVIEYLCESLPNYEVLCEYLTDFFASDFYDSYQIVHKEKVLRDLQDCFVKGPRSHKTGQHTIISLNLDSKKNYYKVGVMTAIMCLASHPKEVPEAIEVFHKVLTSFVSAKVFYTERVQFLFLRYLYINVAGLDGGDQSHCIFIHGLTIDTAIHMGLNEDLRRLYLSKNHPIEEIPYLERLWLWILFTDVKISLSTGIPVRINDDFVNKVRLENYSSSGDILLYKTTLRLRNIMKQIHAREKPPDIPLIIEDLKKFTIKMFKPLDFYLNASNLNGNEFTELQLWHATLHMIGSLSNLYTLTHQDFDARIFNFSVLAPLNSLHLCFNVLETYFELDNSKLSSKSLCLSKKWPHLNNALFLIYVNAFRALIQIYTIFLQYMENKDIQLFIQRNSSALTYSICPGDFEGPHNKCISLKIAFKEMENIFDHIHQEKLKPLTQIWQNSYYFSIIISMEKIGRRAFNKGMKNIDEGPETENDATENSLTTILNDLEGPLEDFSENFIDDILGSPSAFFDTAISGWSNFEDFFSR, from the coding sequence atgaagaatacGGAACTtagtcaaaaaaaaaaattagataGGCAGAGTAGAAGAAAGCCTGCAAAGTCGTGCCACTTTTGTAGAGTAAGAAAGCTCAAGTGCGATCGAGTAAGACCGTTCTGTGGAAGTTGCTCTTCTCGAAATCGAAAGCAATGtgaatataaagaaaacacTTCCGCCATGGAGGACCAACTCAGGAAAAAATACAGGAGATGTTCAAAATTAGAGATGGCTCGTCGTATTGAAGAGCTTGAATCTCAGCTAACAAAACAATCCCAGCCTAACATTCACGAAGGACAAAACCCTCTTTCCAACATGAGATATTTATCTTCAAAGCACAATAGGCACATTCTTTATGGACCAACGTCGTATCGAGCAATATTAGCAACTCAAACAGATACTTTTGCCAAATACAGAGAGGAGATATGGCAAGTCCTAAAACTCAGCCGTAACAACTGGAAAAGAGAGCATCATTACTCAACACTCTCGGAGATTAGTTCCATTGAGACTGCCCCACCGCACTCAGGCTCACCAAGTGTTATTGAATACTTATGTGAATCGCTTCCAAATTATGAAGTTTTGTGTGAGTATTTAactgatttttttgctaGCGATTTTTACGATAGTTACCAAATTGttcataaagaaaaagtattAAGGGATCTGCAAGATTGTTTTGTTAAAGGCCCAAGAAGTCATAAAACTGGTCAGCACACAATAATTTCCCTTAATCTGGacagtaaaaaaaattattataaAGTGGGTGTTATGACAGCCATTATGTGCTTAGCATCCCATCCAAAAGAAGTGCCAGAGGCTATTGAAGTCTTCCATAAAGTTTTAACGTCTTTTGTTTCGGCTAAAGTTTTTTATACTGAGCGTGTgcaatttttatttttacgTTACCTGTACATAAATGTGGCGGGTCTTGACGGGGGCGATCAGTCACATTGCATATTTATTCATGGTCTGACAATTGACACAGCTATCCATATGGGCCTTAATGAAGATCTTCGTCGTTTATATCTGAGTAAAAATCATCCAATAGAGGAAATACCTTACTTGGAGAGATTGTGGTTATGGATCCTATTCACGGACGTTAAAATTTCACTCTCTACAGGAATTCCGGTCCGAATCAACGACGATTTTGTAAACAAGGTACGTCTAGAAAACTATTCTTCATCAGGGGACATCCTTCTGTATAAAACAACATTAAGACTGAGAAATATTATGAAACAAATTCATGCTCGTGAGAAACCGCCTGACATTCCACTCATCATCGAGGACTTAAAAAAGTTCACCATTAAAATGTTTAAGCCGTTGGATTTTTACTTAAATGCATCTAATTTAAATGGTAATGAGTTCACCGAACTTCAATTATGGCATGCAACTCTCCATATGATAGGAAGTTTATCCAATCTTTATACCTTAACACATCAAGATTTTGATGCGAGAATATTCAATTTTAGCGTCCTGGCTCCACTAAATTCATTACATTTGTGCTTTAATGTCCTTGAGACCTATTTTGAATTAGACAACAGCAAATTATCTTCTAAGTCATTATGCCTCTCCAAAAAATGGCCCCATTTAAACAATGCGTTGTTTCTTATTTATGTGAACGCTTTCAGAGCATTAATTCAAATttataccatttttctACAGTATatggaaaataaagatatcCAATTATTCATTCAGAGAAATTCGTCCGCACTAACTTATTCTATATGTCCTGGAGACTTTGAGGGTCCACACAATAAGTGTATTTCACTGAAAATTGcatttaaagaaatggaaaacatATTTGATCATATTCACCAAGAAAAGTTGAAACCTCTTACTCAAATTTGGCAAAACTCCTATTACTtttctattattatatcaatggaaaaaataGGAAGAAGAGCTTTTAACAAaggaatgaaaaatatcgATGAAGGGCCTGAAACCGAAAATGATGCAACTGAAAACAGTTTAACAACTATACTAAATGATTTAGAGGGACCTTTAGAAGATTTCTCGGAAAATTTCATCGATGATATATTAGGTTCTCCAAGTGCCTTCTTTGATACAGCTATTTCCGGGTGGAGTAATTTTGAGGACTTCTTTTCCAGATAG